TTTGACCTGCACTACATGGGCAAGTTGCAAATCTGCAGAGTTGGGGATGACCTGTTCTTGTAAAATTGTAATGCATTGCAAAGGGATCAGGGTTCATGTTTAAACTTATGACCCTTTTATCTTTCCACTTAGATTCAGCTTCAAAAATCTTGCTTTAGCTGTTTCTTGGTTATTTCAAGTAGAAATTTGCATCACGCTCTTGTTTATAGTCCCCGGGTTCCAATTGTGTGGCCTGATGTTCTTGGTGACATCTGTGAAGTGTCACAATTGTTCCTTTTTGTTTCTGTGGATAAATACTGCTGTGTTTATTTGTTCCTGAACCATGGCCACCGATTTTGTTTAACTTGTGGTCTAAAAATAATCTTTACAATCTTCGTCTTGTGGGAGAATGTTGCGTGGGAATTGTCTTTGGGTATTATCAGGCATGATGAGATATTAATGGCTAGTTCTTTTCTCAGTTTTGTTGGAACACAATAAAGATACCTATGGTTTCctgaaaactgaaaagaagATGGCTGTAGTTGACATGGAACTGATATCAGATTAGTATGCAAACCATTTATAGGAAAGGAACTGTGATGAATGAGACACTGCAGTTGTTATGCATGTCTTTCTATCTGAATTTCTATGTTGATTTTACTCGTTGCAGTCGGGATTCGCATGAGACACTGCAGTTGTTATGCATGTCTTTCTCTCTAAATTTCTATGTTGATTTTACCCGTTGCAGTTGGGATTCGCTGGTTAATGATGGAGATTGTGTATGATACATTTGTTTAACAAATTGTTTCCAGCTGTAATATTTCTATTGTCTAAAGTAGACTAATCAAACCTAGTTACTTCTTTTGCATCATATTACTAACTCTGTTGACTTACACTTGCTGCCTATGTAGGCAGGTTGAAAATATTCAGAGCTGGGGATGACCTCTTTTGATAATGCGTAGCAAATGGATCTTGCTTTAGTGTTCAAACCTACAATTGGATTAGGTTGGATCCGAATTCCGGTTAGAAAACCTCAAGTTTCGCTGTCTCTTTGTTATCACAAGTCAAACTTGCATATTAGTCTGTTGGTCAGCTGTCATGCGAAGAAAAATCCTTGATCTGATTGTTGGTTCGTGAGGCTTTTCAGGTACTGCTGAGTCTTGATAGTTGCCCAAATTTAAGGCAAAGTGATTTGGGATGCAGCTGGATGTGCAGCCTGACCAAATCGTGGCTAAATGGAGTGTTTCTGGAGTATCATCTACGGTGGATCTCTTCGAGTCTGACATGGTTTAGGTGTGAAATACTGGTACAGAAGATGAAAGTGACCACTATATGTAGGTCCGAATTCTGGTGCCTGGTGATGCTTACAGGTTTGTCCGTATGGACATCATGAAATTGACCGAACAGCATGTGCAGGTAGACAAAGTCCGTAGTTCCAGAATTTTAAGAAAGACACTGGATACACATTATTACACTCACAGCACAGTAGTGAAGCTGAAACGATTGCATTATTGCATTCTAGACTACAAAAATCATTCCAGTCGTAACAGATTATTTAATTTGCAATCACATGCCCAAGTGCTACTGGCAATATAAATTTCGAAACACTATGACAGCAGCCATTGTTCTTAGACGACCATTGACCAGTAGTTCGTTAGCACTCAGGGCATCATGACCTCACAGCACATGTAGTCGGTCATTTCAGTACCTACCTCAGGTTGTACAGTGAAGGGTACGGCAGTTAGTTGCAACCCTATCAGATCAAGTGCAGTACAACTCAACAGATGGAAAGAGAGACATAATTGTGGTACAAATACAAACTATCTTCCTTTAACATGGATACAATCTTCCTACACAACCAAGTTGTtatacaagtttttttttcaagtaaaaTTCGCGcgttccaaacaggcccttgaTTAGATGGTGTTCGGAGGAGAGGGATTACATGAACAGTTTTTAGCATCAAACCCCCCTATGCAAACAGGCTACGGATAAAAACACAGGTGGTATGGTCATACATTCACAATTACACGTGCAGTTTTCAACTCCCTGTTCTCTCCTCCAAACACAACTATACTCAATTACAGTGAAGCATTGAATCTAGTACAAGTCCTCATTGACcacctctttcttcttcttgctcttctCCTCCGATGAGCTCGCCTCTGCCAtctcgacgccgccgtcgctgttCCCATCGGCGTTCGCCACCGGTGCCACCTTGAACTTGGCGTAGATGTCCCCCCTGTAGAAGTTCCTGGTCCTCCACACCAGCACCAGCGACACGATCGCTCCGGCGAAGGTAACGGCGGTGATGATGAGGAAGGGTCTCTTGAAGCACACCACCCCCTTGCAGATCTTGTCCCCGACGGCCGCGACGCCGTCGTGCTGCCTGGTGGCCTCGGCGTCGTACATGCGCCCCGTGACGATGACATTGAGCACGTAGGCTCcggcggggctggcggcggAGCCGAAGTTGAAGAGCGAGGAGTAGTACTTGAGGCCGAAGACCTCGGAGATGATGGCGAAGAGCAGCGGCCACTGCGCGCCGAAGCAGAAGCCGATGATGACCGAGGCGGCGTAGAGCGCGTGCGGCACGCCGAAGGCGATGAGGAGGTGGCCGATGCAGGAGACGAGGAGCACGGCGGTGAGCGCCAGCGGCCGCGGGAACCGGTACCGGGCGAGGAGGAACTCCGAGATgtagccggcgccggcgcgcccggCGTAGTTCCAGATGCTGATGAGGGAGACGAAGGTGTTGATGCTCTTGGCGGGGTAGCCCAGGGACTGCCCGATCTGGGCCATGTTGTCGATCGCCGTCAGCGTGCCGCCGATGCCGAAAACGGAGATGACGAAGAGCACCAGCATCTCCACGCTCACCAGCGCCTGCATGATGGAGTAGTCCTCGCCCAGCGCCGGCGGCCTGAACATGTTGGTGATGCAGcccatcccgccgccggcgcacaAGGGCGGCGATGCCTCGCCGTCGTCCTTCTCGGTAGCGGTCGCCGCCTTTGGCTCCTcgacggcgatggccggcgggtGCTGGAGCGACTCCTCGAGCTGGGAGGCGGCTTTGTACTCCTCCctgacgacgacgccggcggggctgaagaggatgatgagcaGCGCCGTGGAGGTGACGATGTAGGCGGCGTGGGAGAAGCGGACCTGCTTCTGCACCACTATCATGACGAGGAGGTAGGCGGCGAGGGCGATGGAGAGGTAGAGGAAGTGGTAGAAGGGCGTGTTGTACGccttgccgtcgccgtcggcgcggcggcgggcgtagGGCAGGACGCGGATGGTGTAGACGGTGAAGATGTTGAAAGCGGCGGGGAGCcaggcgacgaggaggacgagcgaGGCGGCGTCGTCGCCGTAGATGGCGAGGTAGAGCTGCGTGTAGATGGCGCCGCTGAGGCCGACGAAGGACTTGAGGAGACCGATGACGATGCCGCGGCTCTCCGGGAAGTTCTTGACGCAGGCGACGAGCGCGCCGGTGTTTGAGAAGGTGAGCGCGTTGGCGCCGAAGCAGATGTAGAAGCACATGAGCCacacgggcggcgccgccgtgcggcCCGTGAGGGCGAGGTAGATCATGAGGTACCCTGCCAGGTTCATGCCGGCGCCGATGAGCAGCACGGCCCACGTGGGGGCCACCTGCTGGACGAGGCCGGAGATGATGCCGACGTTGGTGCCGAGGTCCTTGAAGAAGGAGAGCTTGTTGAGGGTCTCCTGGTTGTAGCCCAGCTTGGAGCGGAGCACCTTAGAGTAGAGCGCGAAGATGTAGGTGGAGCCGGACGCCGCCATCACCACGATCGAGGCGAACACCACGAACCACCGGCTCTGCACCACCCGCCGCGCGAACGCCGGCGTGCACATGGAaacctcgcccccgccggccatggctgATCGACGACCGAGATCGATGCCTCCGGCTCTAGCTaccctcttcctccttcctctgtCTGTGGAGGTGGAGATGGCTACGACGGAGGCACACCGCTAGCTGGGCGTGGTGTGAGGGCTTCTTATAAGGACGTGTCCACTAGGAGTCGTTGACTAGCAATGCAAATGTGTGCAGTGGACAGACAATGACAGCTATGACTGGTGCACAGAGATTGAATCTTGGGGAAATTAAATATCCCAAGTGTCTAAGTTGATGATCCTCTTACTAATTAATCATTAAGAAACCACGGAAAATCGATTAGGATGTGGCTTGGTCGATTTGCAACATAACCACACAAAGATTCCTGTCACTTGATGCATCA
This sequence is a window from Setaria italica strain Yugu1 chromosome III, Setaria_italica_v2.0, whole genome shotgun sequence. Protein-coding genes within it:
- the LOC101763766 gene encoding uncharacterized protein LOC101763766; translated protein: MAGGGEVSMCTPAFARRVVQSRWFVVFASIVVMAASGSTYIFALYSKVLRSKLGYNQETLNKLSFFKDLGTNVGIISGLVQQVAPTWAVLLIGAGMNLAGYLMIYLALTGRTAAPPVWLMCFYICFGANALTFSNTGALVACVKNFPESRGIVIGLLKSFVGLSGAIYTQLYLAIYGDDAASLVLLVAWLPAAFNIFTVYTIRVLPYARRRADGDGKAYNTPFYHFLYLSIALAAYLLVMIVVQKQVRFSHAAYIVTSTALLIILFSPAGVVVREEYKAASQLEESLQHPPAIAVEEPKAATATEKDDGEASPPLCAGGGMGCITNMFRPPALGEDYSIMQALVSVEMLVLFVISVFGIGGTLTAIDNMAQIGQSLGYPAKSINTFVSLISIWNYAGRAGAGYISEFLLARYRFPRPLALTAVLLVSCIGHLLIAFGVPHALYAASVIIGFCFGAQWPLLFAIISEVFGLKYYSSLFNFGSAASPAGAYVLNVIVTGRMYDAEATRQHDGVAAVGDKICKGVVCFKRPFLIITAVTFAGAIVSLVLVWRTRNFYRGDIYAKFKVAPVANADGNSDGGVEMAEASSSEEKSKKKKEVVNEDLY